The Ahaetulla prasina isolate Xishuangbanna chromosome 4, ASM2864084v1, whole genome shotgun sequence genome has a window encoding:
- the LOC131197896 gene encoding olfactory receptor 10G6-like — protein MEGKNQTSLNEFVLVGFPYPDSLKEPLLIFFLFIYLMTLFGNLLILLVVLANPHLHKPMYWFLCHLSFLDITVSTVIVPKVIVGFLEGGRIISFGGCVCQLFFFHFLGCTECFLYTLMAYDRFLAICKPLHYGNLMNHRTCLFLAMGIWVGGCLHSIMETALVFRLPFGRENQVNYIFCDIPAVLKLVSADTTLNEMVTMVDVGLVATTCFLLILTSYMYIVSTVLKIRSAQGRKRAFSTCTAHLTVVVTYYVPLVFIYLRPGSQDPLDGVVAVFYTSLTPLLNPIIYTLRNKDIKVALVNWSRRSS, from the coding sequence ATGGAAGGTAAGAATCAAACTTCATTGAATGAGTTTGTCCTTGTTGGCTTTCCATATCCCGATAGTCTGAAGGAACCTTTACTTATCTTCTTCCTATTCATCTATTTAATGACACTCTTTGGCAATCTTCTGATCCTGTTGGTTGTTCTAGCTAATCCCCATCTCCACAAGCCCATGTATTGGTTCCTCTGCCATTTGTCCTTTCTGGACATAACAGTCTCCACCGTGATTGTTCCCAAGGTCATTGTGGGATTTTTAGAAGGTGGGAGGATCATATCCTTTGGAGGATGTGTATGTCAactcttcttcttccattttttggGTTGCACAGAATGCTTCCTTTATACATTGATGGCCTATGATCGCTTTTTGGCTATTTGCAAACCGCTCCATTATGGCAACCTCATGAATCATAGGACCTGCCTCTTCCTGGCCATGGGCATTTGGGTTGGAGGATGCCTTCACTCCATAATGGAGACAGCCCTTGTTTTTCGCTTGCCCTTTGGTCGGGAAAACCAGGTCAACTATATCTTCTGTGATATCCCCGCTGTGTTGAAGCTGGTCTCTGCCGACACAACCCTCAATGAGATGGTCACCATGGTGGATGTCGGTCTTGTGGCCACCACGTGCTTCCTTCTGATTTTGACTTCCTACATGTACATTGTGTCCACCGTCCTGAAGATCCGCAGTGCCCAAGGTCGTAAACGGGCTTTCTCTACCTGTACTGCTCATCTAACTGTGGTGGTGACCTACTATGTGCCCCTTGTCTTCATCTATCTGAGACCAGGATCTCAGGATCCACTGGATGGAGTGGTGGCTGTCTTCTACACCTCGCTGACTCCGCTTTTGAATCCGATTATCTATACGCTGAGGAACAAGGACATAAAAGTTGCCCTTGTAAACTGGTCGAGGAGATCATCCTAA
- the LOC131197897 gene encoding olfactory receptor 10G6-like, with the protein MVCENQTTLMHFVLLGFPYPSILHVPLLFSLVCIYLLTLLSNSLVFLATIHEPQLHKPMYWLLCHLAIVDIATSTIVVPKMISSFLDGNKGISFAGCVTQLFFYHFVGCTECFLYTVMAYDRFLAICWPLHYSILMNRKTCLWLCMGTWFGGCLHSIVETTLTFRLPYGPQNEVSYIFCDIPAMLKLACVDTSFNQMFALIDIGLVAMTCVLLILVSYVYIVFAILRIRNTDGQRHAFSTCTAHIILVITFYTPLGFTFLRPGAEVHLGGAVAIFYTAVTPFLNPVIYTLRNKEMKNAILKLRGRKS; encoded by the coding sequence ATGGTGTGCGAAAACCAAACAACCCTGATGCATTTTGTCCTCTTGGGGTTCCCGTACCCATCCATCTTACATGTCCCTTTGTTATTCTCTTTGGTGTGCATCTACCTGTTGACTCTTCTTAGTAACTCGCTGGTCTTCTTAGCCACGATCCATGAGCCTCAGCTACATAAGCCGATGTACTGGCTCCTTTGCCACTTAGCCATTGTGGATATCGCCACCTCCACCATTGTGGTACCCAAGATGATCTCTTCCTTTCTGGATGGCAACAAAGGCATCTCATTTGCAGGCTGCGTAACTCagctcttcttctatcattttgtgGGCTGCACAGAATGCTTCCTCTACACCGTGATGGCCTACGACCGCTTTTTGGCCATCTGCTGGCCGCTTCACTACAGTATCCTCATGAACCGCAAAACCTGCCTTTGGCTTTGTATGGGCACCTGGTTTGGTGGGTGCCTGCACTCAATCGTAGAGACAACCCTGACTTTTCGGTTGCCCTATGGACCACAGAATGAGGTAAGCTACATCTTTTGTGACATCCCAGCCATGCTGAAGCTGGCATGTGTGGACACCTCCTTCAATCAGATGTTCGCCTTGATTGACATTGGTCTCGTCGCCATGACTTGTGTTCTACTTATTCTGGTGTCCTATGTCTACATCGTCTTTGCCATCCTGAGGATTCGCAATACCGATGGCCAACGACATGCCTTCTCCACCTGCACGGCTCATATAATCTTGGTGATAACCTTTTATACGCCTCTCGGTTTCACATTCCTGAGGCCAGGAGCAGAAGTTCACCTCGGAGGGGCGGTTGCTATATTCTATACCGCGGTGACTCCATTCCTGAATCCGGTTATCTATACGCTCCGCAACAAGGAAATGAAAAATGCCATCTTGAAATTAAGAGGCAGGAAATCTTAA